The following coding sequences lie in one Arachis stenosperma cultivar V10309 chromosome 5, arast.V10309.gnm1.PFL2, whole genome shotgun sequence genomic window:
- the LOC130981435 gene encoding putative fasciclin-like arabinogalactan protein 20, with product MAVNLELASQTLASPRTRSLTVFAPSNAAFKILQQPTLSLLRYHLLPNAFSFHSLISLPFGANIPTLLPSHSLTITTTTGSADSLSINNVTVNSEPLYSDASLVIFTTDHFFDPYFQLPAKIPHRTGTTDPYSSSAAACFSGRKNHRKSFSSGEAFSFKEASSVLRSKGCFLMASLLDTQFLAIRNRPQLTLFAPVDKGVTSTNATRGHVAATNNNNPRLRGHSSILRHHLVPCRILWSDLLTLEEGTLIRTYERGFTLNVTKSTEDVLLVNGVPVISPELYNSDWLVVHGLQEVLSPLKGRRGRGVEGSGRISEAAAEVGNATSYGEDSAAQHFHFSVFH from the coding sequence ATGGCAGTCAACCTTGAACTTGCCTCCCAGACCCTCGCCTCTCCAAGAACCCGCTCTCTTACCGTCTTCGCCCCGTCCAACGCTGCCTTCAAGATTCTCCAGCAGCCCACTCTTTCCCTCCTCCGCTACCACCTCCTTCCCAACGCCTTCTCCTTCCACAGCTTAATCTCACTCCCTTTCGGCGCCAACATCCCCACCCTTCTCCCATCCCACTCCCtcaccatcaccaccaccaccggCTCCGCCGACAGTCTCTCTATCAACAACGTTACCGTAAACTCGGAGCCACTCTACAGCGACGCCTCTCTCGTTATCTTCACAACCGACCACTTCTTCGACCCGTACTTCCAGCTTCCAGCCAAAATCCCCCACCGCACCGGAACAACCGATCCTTATTCCTCCTCCGCCGCCGCGTGTTTTTCGGGAAGAAAGAACCACCGGAAGTCGTTCTCCTCCGGCGAGGCCTTTTCTTTCAAAGAAGCTAGCAGCGTTCTGAGATCCAAAGGCTGCTTCCTAATGGCTTCGCTTCTCGACACGCAGTTTCTCGCCATCAGGAACCGCCCACAGCTGACGCTTTTCGCCCCCGTGGACAAGGGCGTTACGTCCACCAACGCCACAAGAGGCCACGTGGCAGCAACCAATAATAACAACCCAAGACTAAGAGGTCACTCGTCTATTCTTCGCCACCACCTCGTGCCTTGCAGGATCCTTTGGAGCGATCTTTTGACGTTGGAGGAGGGTACTCTAATTCGGACCTACGAGAGAGGGTTCACGCTCAACGTCACGAAGTCAACGGAAGACGTGCTATTGGTCAACGGCGTCCCAGTGATTTCCCCTGAGCTTTATAACAGCGACTGGCTCGTCGTTCATGGCCTCCAAGAAGTGCTTTCGCCTTTGAAGGGCCGAAGAGGCAGAGGAGTAGAAGGTTCTGGAAGAATCTCGGAGGCAGCGGCGGAAGTTGGTAACGCAACGTCGTATGGGGAAGATAGCGCTGCGCAGCATTTCCACTTCTCTGTTTTCCATTAG
- the LOC130979343 gene encoding beta-glucuronosyltransferase GlcAT14A-like, whose protein sequence is MGAEKKWLFTLFTAAFLSLMIILSSFTSLTSPKPFPSIVNHGALYPPAFAYFITGCRGDKDRAFRLLLAIYHPRNRYLLHLGKDAGDEERRRLAAAVTSVPAIQAFGNVDVVGKADYVTYLGSTNIAITLRAAAIMMKLDDGWDWFVTLSALDYPLITQDDLSHVFSSVRRDLNFIDHTSDLGSKESDRIEPIVVDPAIYLSRRSKIFQATQKRKTPESFKIFTGSPWVILSRSFLEFCLFGWDNLPRTLLMYFTNVKLSQEGYFHSVICNTPEFKNTTVNGDLRYMIWDNPPQMEPQNLNISDYNKMVESGAAFARQFRANDPVLDMIDEKILHRGWNQAVPGAWCSGLKSWWRDPCSNWGDVNVLRTGPQAKKLEESVSDLLDNWNSQTNQCNAATEYTQE, encoded by the exons ATGGGTGCTGAGAAGAAATGGCTCTTCACCCTTTTCACTGCAGCATTCCTATCCCTCATGATCATTCTCTCTTCTTTCACTTCCTTAACATCTCCAAAGCCCTTCCCCTCAATTGTAAATCACGGTGCTCTGTACCCTCCCGCATTCGCCTACTTCATCACTGGCTGCAGAGGCGATAAGGACCGCGCCTTCCGCCTGTTGCTGGCAATCTACCACCCAAGAAACCGTTACCTGCTTCATCTTGGGAAGGATGCTGGGGACGAAGAGAGGCGGAGACTCGCGGCGGCAGTGACGTCGGTGCCGGCGATACAGGCCTTCGGGAACGTTGATGTGGTCGGGAAGGCTGATTATGTGACGTATTTGGGGTCAACGAACATTGCCATCACTCTCAGAGCTGCTGCCATTATGATGAAGTTGGATGATGGTTGGGATTGGTTTGTCACTTTGAGTGCCCTTGATTATCCCCTCATCACCCAGGATG ATTTGTCCCATGTTTTCTCTTCTGTTAGGAGGGACCTCAATTTCATTGACCATACCAGTGACCTTGGATCGAAAGA AAGTGATAGAATCGAGCCTATCGTAGTTGACCCAGCAATATATTTATCAAGGCGAAGTAAAATTTTTCAAGCTACACAGAAGCGGAAGACACCCGAATCCTTCAAAATCTTCACAG GTTCACCATGGGTAATCCTGAGTCGATCATTCCTCGAGTTTTGCCTTTTTGGCTGGGATAATTTACCTAGAACACTGCTCATGTATTTTACAAATGTTAAGTTATCTCAAGAAGGTTATTTTCACTCGGTCATTTGCAATACACCAGAATTCAAGAACACAACAGTGAATGGTGACTTACGATACATGATCTGGGACAATCCTCCACAGATGGAACCACAGAACCTTAACATCTCTGATTACAATAAGATGGTAGAAAGTGGAGCTGCTTTTGCTAGGCAGTTCAGGGCCAATGACCCTGTCCTGGACATGATTGATGAGAAGATTCTCCACCGTGGATGGAATCAAGCCGTTCCAGGGGCATGGTGCTCTGGCCTGAAGAGCTGGTGGAGGGATCCATGCTCCAATTGGGGTGACGTTAATGTTCTTAGGACAGGACCTCAGGCAAAGAAGCTCGAGGAGTCTGTTTCAGACCTCCTTGACAATTGGAACTCGCAAACCAATCAGTGCAACGCTGCCACAGAATACACACAAGAGTAA